One window of the Desulfonatronovibrio magnus genome contains the following:
- the dksA gene encoding RNA polymerase-binding protein DksA, whose translation MENSDIEYFRNLLRQMLADIQQKGESTLEDMTEDREMHADPADRASAESDRAFILRLRDRDRKLIQKIEQALDRIEDGRFGICEECDEDISIPRLKARPVTTLCIKCKSKQEKQESLQND comes from the coding sequence ATGGAAAACTCTGATATTGAATATTTTAGAAATTTGCTCAGGCAGATGCTGGCAGACATCCAGCAAAAAGGAGAAAGCACATTAGAAGACATGACAGAAGACAGGGAGATGCATGCTGATCCTGCAGACAGAGCTTCTGCTGAGTCAGACAGGGCTTTTATTTTGCGACTTAGAGACAGAGATAGAAAACTTATTCAAAAGATTGAACAGGCTTTGGACAGAATCGAAGATGGCCGCTTCGGCATTTGTGAAGAATGTGATGAAGACATTTCCATTCCTCGGTTAAAGGCCAGACCTGTGACTACCCTGTGCATCAAATGTAAAAGCAAACAGGAAAAACAGGAATCTCTGCAAAATGATTAA